The following is a genomic window from Irregularibacter muris.
TGGATGCAGAACTGCCCCAGGGAATGGAAGAGGAAATCTCCACTTATAGAGAAATGATTATAGAATCGGTAGCCCAAACCAGCGAGGAGTTAATGGAAAAATATTTTGATGGTGAAGAATTAACCTCTGAAGAAATCTATCAGGGATTAAAACAGGGCGTATTAGAGGGAGATTTAATACCCGTGGTATGTGGTTCAGCCGCACAAAATATCGGAGTAGAAAGTCTGATGGATGTCATTATAAACTTTTACCCTGCCCCCCATGAGGGTCACAAAGTTCATGGCAATAACCCCCAAAATGATAAAGAAGTTGAACGATCCTATAAAACCGATGAACCTTTTTCAGCATTAGTATTTAAAACAATCGTAGACCCCTATGTAGGAAAGCTTTCCCTATTTAAAGTGATGTCAGGCACCTTATCTCCCAATGGAGAGATATACAACGTGACCAAAGACAAAAAGGAGAAGCTAAGTCATTTATATGTACTAAGCGGGAAAAAACAAGTCGAGGTGGAAAAATTAAGTGCAGGAGATTTAGGAGCCTTTTCCAAACTACAATCCACCACTACCGGAGATACCCTATGTGATGCTGAACACCCCATATTATATCAAGCCATAGATTTTCCTAAGCCCATAATATCCCAAGCTATTGTGCCCAAAGCAAAGGGAGATGAGGATAAAATCGGAATGGGATTACACAGATTGATGGAGGAAGATCCTACTTTTACGATATATAGAAATAGAGAAACCAAGGAAACCTTGATATCAGGGTTGGGAGAAATGCATTTAGACATCATAAGTAAACGACTGCATAACAAATTTGGAGTAGATGTACTGCTAAAAGATCCCAGAATTCCCTATCGTGAAACCATAAAAAGCAAAGCCACCTCTGAAGGGAAACATAAAAAGCAATCGGGGGGTAGAGGGCAATTTGGACATATTTATGTTGATTTTGAACCCCTATTTGGTGAAGAGGAAGAATTTGAATTTGTAGATAAGGTAGTAGGGGGAGCGGTACCCCGCCAATATATCCCAGCAGTAGAAAAAGGGTTAAGAGAATGTTTAGAAGAAGGAATTTTAGCGAAATACCCTGTTACAGGAGTAAGGTGTACACTCTTTGATGGTTCTTTCCACAGCGTGGATTCGGATGAGATGTCTTTTAAAATGGCAGCTTCTTTAGCTTTTAAAAAAGGAATAAAAGAAGCAAGCCCAGTATTATTAGAACCCATTTATCATCTAGAGATTGTTGTACCCGATGAATATATGGGAGATATCATGGGAGATTTAAATAAAAAAAGAGGAAGGATACTAGGAA
Proteins encoded in this region:
- the fusA gene encoding elongation factor G, whose translation is MKVYETKDLRNIGIIGHGGCGKTTLVEAMAFNAGLIDRMGKVEDGSTVSDYDPEEVRRAISISSALVPLEFNNYKMNVMDTPGYFDFVGEMIATLRVVDSAVVVVDAVSGMEVGTEKAFKAVKDRDIPSIVMINKMDRENANFKRVLEQLREYFGNIVVPFLIPMGESETFKGIVNVVDMKAKVKKGQKCVDAELPQGMEEEISTYREMIIESVAQTSEELMEKYFDGEELTSEEIYQGLKQGVLEGDLIPVVCGSAAQNIGVESLMDVIINFYPAPHEGHKVHGNNPQNDKEVERSYKTDEPFSALVFKTIVDPYVGKLSLFKVMSGTLSPNGEIYNVTKDKKEKLSHLYVLSGKKQVEVEKLSAGDLGAFSKLQSTTTGDTLCDAEHPILYQAIDFPKPIISQAIVPKAKGDEDKIGMGLHRLMEEDPTFTIYRNRETKETLISGLGEMHLDIISKRLHNKFGVDVLLKDPRIPYRETIKSKATSEGKHKKQSGGRGQFGHIYVDFEPLFGEEEEFEFVDKVVGGAVPRQYIPAVEKGLRECLEEGILAKYPVTGVRCTLFDGSFHSVDSDEMSFKMAASLAFKKGIKEASPVLLEPIYHLEIVVPDEYMGDIMGDLNKKRGRILGMEPAEGYQKIIAEAPLSEMSKYATDLRSMTQARGEFMMEFARYEELPEQLAEKVIEEATIEE